In Anser cygnoides isolate HZ-2024a breed goose chromosome 31, Taihu_goose_T2T_genome, whole genome shotgun sequence, the following are encoded in one genomic region:
- the LOC136787915 gene encoding uncharacterized protein, protein MQSSCLMPNITSKERISVWDAVSVYSQEHLQLRQGVRIPALGSFDVVPRRVKDGHESVIFLMATFRLARNLVVTHNLADDKDYLPGHKELEPLKVAEVAANACMSQQRLENCMRGTTSLISRCLGKGENIALVLKDVGVPSAHQDLLGWSSRPTSSSWGGQPSRALGSSTTKCLGQAEDICHLHAPPLQIPHLMDMVGSDGADGGIQTTSASHRGLDLFAGFEMESMRKTPPQEHHKAWSKDQKKEGALPLLSQVGRDKAAAGSSLHPAQQGEREKPGEAPCRLPVIPGLPPRKERKSAPKGKAGRAKTDGALRQRAGGGAGKFPPCEGEKLMTTERKLPRPRCPTALSFPVISVLSAASSEASLPEESAYKIFRLQPPGDEAEELLKTRPETFWTVLQEPQKKMLSMHSTKSTHPLPPVPRPPTSARPEAPKTRPGFSILWPWPH, encoded by the exons ATGCAGAGCTCGTGCCTCATGCCCAACATCACCTCCAAAG AGCGAATATCTGTCTGGGATGCAGTGTCCGTCTATAGCCAAGAACACCTCCAGCTGCGCCAG GGTGTCCGAATTCCTGCCCTCGGCTCCTTCGACGTTGTCCCCAGACGGGTCAAGGACGGGCATGAGAGTGTGATTTTCCTGATGGCCACATTCCGCCTGGCCAGGAACCTCGTCGTCACCCACAACCTCGCAGACGACAAGGATTACCTGCCAG GCCATAAGGAGCTGGAGCCCCTCAAAGTGGCTGAGGTGGCCGCCAACGCCTGCATGTCCCAGCAGAGATTGGAGAACTGCATGCGAGGCACCACGTCCCTCATCTCtcgctgcctggggaagggggagaacaTCGCCCTCGTCCTGAAGGACGTGGGGGTGCCCTCGGCCCACCAAGACCTCTTGGGTTGGAGCTCTCGGCCAACCTCTTCCTCTTGGGGTGGCCAACCAAGCCGAGCCCtgggctcctccaccaccaagTGCCTTGGCCAGGCAGAGGACATTTGCCATCTCCATGCTCCTCCATTGCAGATCCCCCACCTAATGGACATGGTGGGATCTGATGGGGCAGACGGAGGAATTCAGACAACGTCTGCTTCCCATCGAGGCCTGGACCTCTTTGCTGG GTTTGAAATGGAGAGCATGCGCAAAACACCACCCCAGGAGCATCACAAAGCCTGGAGCAAGGACCAGAAGAAAGAAGGGGCTTTGCCTCTTCTCAGCCAAGTTGGGAGagacaaagcagctgctggctcctctcttcacccagcccagcagggtGAAAGGGAGAAGCCGGGGGAGGCTCCCTGCAG GCTGCCGGTGATCCCGGGGCTGCCTCCTCGCAAGGAGAGAAAATCAGCGCCCAAAGGCAAGGCGGGACGAGCAAAGACAGACGGAGCCTtgaggcagagagcaggaggaggagcggggaaaTTTCCTCCCTGTGAGGGAGAAAAGCTGATGACAACGGAAAGAAAGCTCCCCCGGCCTCGATGCCCCACAGCGCTGTCATTTCCCGTGATCAGCGTGTTATCAGCAGCGAGCTCAGAGGCCAGCCTCCCTGAGGAATCCGCCTACAAGatcttcaggctgcagccaccaggaGACGAGGCGGAAGAACTGTTAAAAACGAGGCCCGAGACCTTCTGGACGGTGCTGCAAGAACCTCAGAAGAAGATGTTATCGATGCACAGCACCAAGAGCACCCACCCGCTGCCACCCGTGCCCAGACCACCAACGTCAGCCCGACCCGAAGCACCGAAAACCAGGCCGGGGTTCTCCATTTTGTGGCCCTGGCCACACTAA